The following are encoded together in the Natronincola ferrireducens genome:
- the pknB gene encoding Stk1 family PASTA domain-containing Ser/Thr kinase — MIGRILGNRYEIVEKIGGGGMALVYKAKCNLLNRYVAVKILRSEFTNDKDIIEKFKRESQAAASLSHPNIVNLYDVGEEEDIYYIVMEYVKGKTLKEVIKEKEILTLEEIINYTKQIALALQQAHYNHVIHRDIKPHNILITEDNRAKVTDFGIALAATSSTITNMGSVIGSVHYFSPEQARGGYTDEKSDLYSLGIVMYEMATGKVPFEGDSPISVALKHIQEEPVLPSEVNPQISKGLEEIILQLIQKDQASRYQNTQSLIEDLNKLKQSPDATYVGGPINHEDSPTQIIPRIKEEDIQVPGKKPQNKKKRRDKLLITSAVIAALIAALLFVFGLFYVSNIFRTEEVEVPNFVGMDIETARQQAVILELELSEETTHSKEVPIDEIIRQYTSPGMKVRPGATVKVLVSEGPRTVTVPDLRFEDETNVPYILENAGLEVGTPRYEFSDFPKGVIIEQNPRAGASAVEGTIVDYVVSQGPQEVTFPMPNLIGGTIENARNIIEQFQLQKGSERQEYNDEYPEGLVIDQSIAPGSMTRENALINLTVSRGPKPVQEPGEEDIELDIKEDEEDDQEDSINTSTTNTSTKNLRVELQGYTGLVSIRVRNVSSGEEVYNKNHDVSRDGETVMIPITGREGQEFELYINNKKHNKSIIL, encoded by the coding sequence ATGATTGGTAGGATATTAGGCAATAGATATGAAATTGTAGAAAAAATTGGCGGCGGTGGCATGGCTTTGGTTTATAAAGCTAAATGCAATTTATTAAATAGATACGTTGCGGTGAAAATTTTAAGATCTGAATTCACCAATGATAAGGATATTATTGAAAAATTCAAAAGGGAATCCCAAGCTGCTGCAAGTTTATCCCATCCTAATATAGTAAATCTATATGACGTTGGTGAAGAAGAAGATATTTATTATATTGTAATGGAATATGTCAAGGGCAAAACCCTTAAGGAAGTCATAAAAGAAAAAGAAATCCTAACCCTAGAGGAAATTATTAACTATACAAAGCAAATAGCCCTGGCTCTTCAGCAAGCCCATTATAATCATGTGATTCATAGAGATATTAAACCCCACAATATTTTAATCACAGAGGACAATAGAGCAAAAGTAACAGATTTTGGCATAGCATTAGCAGCTACTTCTTCTACTATAACCAATATGGGCAGTGTTATAGGCTCTGTTCATTACTTTTCTCCAGAACAGGCCAGGGGAGGATATACAGATGAAAAATCTGATTTATACTCCTTAGGTATAGTGATGTATGAGATGGCTACTGGAAAAGTACCCTTTGAAGGTGATAGTCCTATATCTGTAGCCTTGAAGCATATACAGGAGGAGCCTGTGCTGCCTTCTGAGGTTAACCCTCAAATATCAAAGGGGCTAGAAGAAATTATATTGCAATTAATACAAAAAGATCAGGCTTCTAGATATCAAAATACTCAAAGCTTAATAGAGGATTTAAATAAATTAAAGCAATCACCAGACGCCACCTATGTGGGAGGACCAATTAACCATGAAGATTCTCCAACTCAAATTATACCTAGAATTAAAGAAGAGGATATTCAAGTTCCTGGTAAAAAGCCTCAGAACAAGAAAAAAAGAAGGGATAAATTATTAATAACGTCTGCAGTCATAGCTGCATTGATTGCTGCACTGTTGTTTGTTTTTGGTCTTTTTTATGTAAGCAATATATTTAGAACTGAAGAAGTAGAAGTCCCAAATTTCGTTGGTATGGATATTGAGACAGCAAGACAACAGGCTGTTATACTGGAACTGGAATTAAGTGAAGAAACAACTCATAGTAAAGAAGTACCTATTGATGAAATTATTCGACAATACACTTCACCGGGCATGAAGGTTCGACCAGGGGCTACTGTTAAGGTACTAGTTAGTGAAGGCCCTAGAACAGTAACAGTACCTGATCTGAGGTTTGAGGATGAAACAAATGTACCCTATATATTGGAGAATGCTGGATTAGAGGTAGGGACACCTAGATATGAGTTTAGTGATTTTCCTAAAGGAGTTATTATTGAACAAAATCCTAGGGCTGGAGCTTCAGCCGTTGAAGGTACGATTGTGGATTATGTTGTTAGTCAAGGGCCCCAAGAGGTCACATTCCCTATGCCTAACCTCATTGGTGGGACTATTGAAAATGCTAGAAACATTATAGAGCAATTTCAATTGCAAAAAGGTAGTGAAAGACAAGAATATAATGATGAGTATCCTGAAGGCTTAGTTATAGATCAAAGCATTGCTCCAGGAAGCATGACAAGGGAAAATGCATTGATAAACCTTACGGTTAGCAGGGGACCAAAGCCAGTGCAAGAACCTGGAGAAGAAGATATTGAATTAGATATAAAAGAAGATGAAGAAGATGACCAAGAAGATAGTATAAACACTTCCACCACAAATACTTCTACTAAAAATCTTCGAGTGGAGCTACAGGGCTATACAGGTCTTGTAAGCATAAGGGTTAGAAATGTATCTAGTGGTGAAGAAGTATACAATAAAAACCATGATGTTTCAAGAGACGGAGAGACTGTTATGATTCCTATTACTGGAAGAGAAGGACAGGAATTTGAACTATATATCAATAACAAAAAGCACAACAAAAGCATTATACTTTAG
- the rsgA gene encoding ribosome small subunit-dependent GTPase A, with the protein MEKGRLIKGIGGFYYVDVMGEIYECKARGIFRQHNITPLVGDQVIISVTDEAKKMGVVEKVLERRTQLIRPAVANVDQAIIVFAVTQPEPNISLLDRFLILAESEDLDIIICLNKIDLVEKEVYETIVNMYTSAGYKVVLTSYKDNDSILNLRRMLLEKTSVFAGPSGVGKSTLLNKVDPRLKLKTGVISQKTARGKHTTRHAELIAIERESWVVDTPGFSALNVDFIDEGELSFYFPEFLPCLEECKFASCYHMDEPKCGVKKGLKEGKVSEQRYSSYLQLIQEIRNSRRF; encoded by the coding sequence ATGGAAAAAGGTCGGCTGATTAAAGGAATAGGAGGATTTTATTACGTTGATGTAATGGGAGAAATCTATGAATGTAAGGCTAGAGGAATATTTAGACAACACAATATAACACCTTTAGTAGGGGACCAGGTAATAATATCTGTAACCGATGAAGCAAAAAAAATGGGGGTTGTAGAAAAGGTTCTGGAAAGAAGAACACAATTAATTCGACCAGCTGTTGCAAATGTTGACCAAGCTATTATTGTCTTTGCTGTAACCCAACCAGAACCTAATATATCCCTATTGGACAGATTTTTAATATTGGCAGAAAGTGAAGACCTGGATATTATTATTTGTTTGAATAAAATTGACCTAGTGGAAAAAGAGGTATATGAAACCATCGTTAATATGTATACCTCTGCTGGGTATAAGGTTGTATTAACCAGTTATAAGGACAATGATAGTATATTAAATCTTAGGAGGATGCTACTAGAGAAAACCAGTGTTTTTGCAGGTCCTTCAGGAGTGGGGAAATCAACCCTATTAAATAAAGTTGATCCAAGGCTTAAATTAAAAACAGGGGTAATCAGCCAAAAAACAGCTAGGGGCAAACATACTACTAGACATGCTGAACTCATTGCTATTGAAAGAGAAAGCTGGGTTGTGGATACTCCAGGGTTTAGTGCATTAAACGTAGATTTTATTGATGAAGGAGAACTTTCCTTTTACTTTCCTGAATTTTTACCCTGTCTTGAGGAATGTAAGTTTGCCTCTTGTTACCATATGGATGAACCTAAATGTGGTGTTAAAAAAGGGTTGAAGGAAGGCAAGGTTTCAGAGCAACGTTATAGCAGCTATTTACAGCTTATACAGGAAATTAGAAATAGTAGGAGGTTTTAA
- the rpe gene encoding ribulose-phosphate 3-epimerase, whose amino-acid sequence MIKLAPSILSADFSNLLAEVEKVEKAGCDLLHIDVMDGHFVPNITLGPPIVKSLKGKTKMPFDVHLMIEKPDNYIGDFVEAGADIISVHSEACTHLHRTVQHIKKHGVKAAIALNPATPLSVLDYVLEDLDMILIMTVNPGFGGQSFIPSTIDKIKALKNMIERRNLNIDIQVDGGIKPDNIHLVTEAGANVIVAGSAIFNSEDIMTTVELMRKNAE is encoded by the coding sequence ATGATTAAATTAGCACCATCTATATTATCCGCAGACTTTAGTAATCTGTTGGCAGAAGTGGAAAAAGTGGAGAAGGCTGGATGTGATTTATTACATATTGATGTGATGGATGGACATTTTGTACCCAATATTACCTTAGGTCCACCTATAGTAAAAAGTTTAAAAGGAAAAACAAAAATGCCCTTTGATGTTCATCTTATGATAGAAAAACCCGATAACTATATTGGAGATTTTGTAGAAGCAGGTGCTGACATTATATCAGTTCATAGTGAAGCATGTACTCATCTACATAGAACAGTACAACATATAAAAAAACATGGGGTTAAAGCTGCAATAGCTTTAAATCCTGCTACACCATTGAGTGTTTTAGACTATGTCCTGGAGGACTTGGATATGATTCTAATTATGACTGTTAATCCAGGGTTTGGAGGACAAAGCTTTATACCTAGCACCATTGATAAAATAAAAGCATTAAAAAATATGATTGAAAGAAGAAATCTAAACATAGATATTCAAGTAGATGGTGGGATAAAGCCTGATAATATTCATTTGGTTACGGAAGCTGGTGCCAATGTAATCGTAGCAGGATCAGCTATATTTAATAGTGAGGATATAATGACTACAGTAGAATTAATGCGAAAAAATGCTGAGTAA
- a CDS encoding thiamine diphosphokinase, with protein MEVIIIANGDIEDLEYVRNIATDKYIICADGAAKYLTQLLIIPNLLVGDLDSIASQDLDWMMEKGVNFKKFPTRKDQTDTELAVEYALDLQPKAITIIGALGSRQDHSLANVMLLWKILNSSNNSIKAKIINEKNEIMITNSTLSVRGEIGEVLSIIPLTDIVKGVTLKGLEYPLENKDIVRGSTLGVSNVFATDKAYISIEEGILIIIKSRD; from the coding sequence ATGGAGGTTATAATTATAGCCAATGGTGATATAGAAGACTTAGAATATGTTAGAAATATTGCAACTGACAAATATATCATTTGTGCCGATGGAGCTGCTAAATATTTAACCCAGTTGCTGATAATACCGAATCTATTAGTGGGAGATTTGGATTCCATAGCTTCTCAAGATTTAGATTGGATGATGGAAAAAGGGGTAAACTTCAAAAAATTCCCTACTAGGAAAGATCAAACAGATACTGAGTTAGCAGTGGAATACGCGTTAGATTTGCAGCCCAAGGCTATAACAATTATTGGAGCATTAGGCTCAAGACAGGATCATAGCTTAGCCAATGTTATGCTACTATGGAAGATACTTAATAGTAGCAACAATAGCATAAAAGCCAAAATTATTAATGAAAAAAATGAAATTATGATAACCAATAGCACACTATCGGTTAGAGGAGAGATAGGAGAAGTCCTTTCAATTATTCCTTTAACGGATATAGTAAAGGGAGTTACCCTTAAAGGCTTAGAATATCCTTTAGAAAACAAAGATATTGTTAGAGGGAGTACTTTAGGAGTAAGTAATGTATTTGCAACAGATAAAGCATATATTTCTATTGAAGAGGGAATATTAATTATTATTAAGTCAAGAGATTAA
- the rpmB gene encoding 50S ribosomal protein L28: MARVCDVCEKGKVYGNQVSHSNRHSKRTWLPNLRRVKAIIDGTPKRINICTRCLRSGKVERAI; encoded by the coding sequence ATGGCAAGAGTATGTGATGTATGTGAAAAAGGCAAAGTATATGGAAATCAAGTTAGCCACTCTAACCGTCATAGCAAAAGAACTTGGTTACCAAATCTAAGAAGAGTAAAAGCTATCATTGATGGTACACCAAAAAGAATCAACATATGTACAAGATGCTTACGTTCTGGTAAAGTAGAAAGAGCAATATAA
- a CDS encoding Asp23/Gls24 family envelope stress response protein has product MPGKLTNDIGTIVIDDNVLASIAGASAMECYGLVGMAAKSAAGGLVELLKREHSSKGVKVYTENDEITIELFVIVEFGTRVSVVANNIIEKVKYNIEHLTGMNVKKVNINVQGVRVQK; this is encoded by the coding sequence ATGCCAGGAAAATTAACCAATGATATTGGAACAATAGTTATTGATGACAATGTATTAGCTTCCATAGCCGGTGCTTCAGCTATGGAATGTTATGGATTGGTAGGGATGGCTGCAAAATCAGCAGCTGGAGGCCTAGTAGAGCTCTTAAAAAGAGAACATTCCAGTAAAGGTGTAAAGGTATATACAGAAAATGATGAAATAACTATTGAACTGTTTGTTATTGTAGAATTTGGCACAAGAGTATCTGTTGTAGCTAATAACATCATTGAAAAAGTAAAATACAATATTGAACATTTAACCGGTATGAATGTTAAAAAGGTGAATATTAACGTACAGGGTGTTAGAGTTCAAAAGTAA
- a CDS encoding DAK2 domain-containing protein: MLLAGAQSLEANKKVVNALNVFPVPDGDTGTNMSLTMQSAVKEIKTNKANTLEEVASLVANGSLMGARGNSGVILSQLLRGFAKGVRGKERLNTRDLADALKLASDTAYKAVMKPVEGTILTVARESAEQAIIIAKKEKSITTFLEKVILQAEETLKRTPDMLKVLKDAGVVDSGGKGLIYIYLGALGALTGNAPTTEDLEIIQQTVEHEEYVEGNIEFGYCTEFIINAPNANVKKLQNILKDYGDSMLVVGNENVVKIHIHTNNPGEVLEHGLKLGYLSDIKIDNMRLQHRNQNFDNFDNAKSMAKKAKKQYGFITVTMGEGLTKIFKDFDIDAVIEGGQTMNPSTEDFVKAIDTIDAETIFILPNNSNIIMAANQAKNISSKDIRVIPTKSVPQGIASLMVFNLENQPEDNETQMVEAIKTVKTGQVTYAVRDTSYNDIPINQGDILGIADGQIQSVGKAVEKVSIELLSKMITENDEMITIFYGEDTKEEEVKKLGEELEELFPDCDIELYYGGQPLYYYIFSVE, encoded by the coding sequence ATGCTTTTAGCAGGAGCACAATCTCTAGAGGCAAATAAGAAAGTGGTTAATGCACTAAATGTATTTCCTGTTCCTGATGGTGATACGGGGACCAATATGTCTTTAACAATGCAATCAGCTGTTAAAGAAATAAAAACTAATAAAGCCAATACATTAGAAGAAGTAGCCAGTTTAGTAGCTAATGGCTCTCTAATGGGGGCCCGAGGAAATTCAGGTGTAATACTATCTCAGCTTTTAAGAGGGTTTGCTAAAGGAGTAAGAGGTAAGGAAAGACTTAATACAAGGGATCTTGCTGATGCATTAAAATTAGCCTCTGATACCGCCTATAAAGCTGTAATGAAACCAGTGGAAGGAACTATTCTAACAGTAGCCCGTGAAAGTGCAGAACAAGCCATTATTATAGCTAAAAAAGAAAAGAGTATTACAACATTTCTAGAAAAAGTTATTCTTCAGGCAGAAGAAACCCTAAAAAGAACACCTGATATGTTAAAGGTTTTGAAGGACGCTGGTGTGGTGGACTCTGGAGGTAAAGGATTAATTTATATATACTTAGGTGCATTAGGAGCTCTAACAGGAAATGCTCCTACTACAGAGGACCTAGAGATTATACAACAAACCGTTGAACATGAAGAATATGTTGAAGGAAACATTGAGTTTGGTTATTGTACAGAATTTATCATTAACGCTCCTAATGCAAATGTGAAAAAACTTCAAAACATCTTAAAGGATTATGGGGATTCTATGTTGGTTGTAGGGAACGAAAATGTTGTAAAGATTCATATTCACACAAATAATCCTGGTGAAGTATTAGAGCATGGATTAAAGTTAGGTTACTTAAGTGATATAAAAATAGATAATATGAGATTACAGCATAGAAATCAAAACTTTGATAATTTTGATAATGCTAAATCAATGGCTAAAAAAGCAAAAAAACAGTATGGATTTATAACAGTAACCATGGGTGAAGGTTTAACAAAAATCTTTAAAGACTTCGATATTGACGCTGTTATTGAAGGTGGTCAAACTATGAATCCAAGTACTGAAGATTTTGTAAAGGCTATTGACACCATCGATGCTGAAACAATATTTATTTTACCAAACAATAGCAACATTATAATGGCGGCAAATCAAGCAAAAAACATTTCTAGTAAAGACATAAGAGTAATACCCACTAAATCAGTGCCCCAGGGTATAGCATCTTTAATGGTCTTCAATTTAGAAAATCAACCTGAAGATAATGAAACTCAAATGGTTGAAGCCATTAAGACGGTAAAAACAGGACAAGTAACCTATGCTGTAAGAGATACTAGCTATAATGACATACCTATCAACCAAGGAGATATTTTAGGTATTGCAGATGGCCAAATTCAATCAGTAGGTAAAGCTGTGGAAAAAGTATCTATTGAACTTTTGAGTAAAATGATAACAGAAAATGATGAAATGATTACTATTTTTTATGGTGAGGATACAAAAGAAGAAGAAGTAAAAAAACTTGGGGAGGAATTGGAAGAACTTTTCCCAGATTGTGATATTGAACTATATTATGGGGGTCAGCCTTTATATTACTATATATTCTCGGTTGAATAA
- the recG gene encoding ATP-dependent DNA helicase RecG: MEVLKKDIQYIKGVGPKRLYLLNKMKIYNVEDMLYHFPRDYENRSISKKIIDIKPGEKTTLYGVVARGCQSTYVRKGLSINKYLVKDSTGYINIVFFNQPYMKNKFKPNDTLMINGKVKMGLQGLEMTNPVYEKVEANRATFSTDGIIPIYPSTEGFSQSQIINIQKNILEEDLNHIIDYLPDKLVTRNKLCNLSYALRHIHLPASIQHLRIAKYRLVFDELFLLQLALIKIKKNTLKEEKTVSLKENTQIDKLIKNLPFSLTNSQKNVLEEIFKDLEKDIPMNRLVQGDVGSGKTVVAVIALYKAVINGCQGALMAPTEILAEQHYKSLEQLLEPLGIRVGLLIGSLTKTKKQKLLDDIQKGEIDIIIGTHALIQESVYFKRLALVVTDEQHRFGVRQRATLVAKGDNPHILVMTATPIPRTLALILYGDLDISIIDELPPGRKEIKTYCLTSEEKDRGYNFAKNQLELGRQVYIVCPLVEESEAIEAKAATEIKEELEKSYFLNYKVGLLHGKMNPKDKEEVMKQFVENKLHVLVATTVIEVGVNVPNATVMIIENAERFGLAQLHQLRGRVGRGSEQSYCILIHNNKSKIAKERMKIMEETTDGFIISEKDLEIRGPGEFFGLRQHGLPDLKIANLFKHMKILKKVQEEIEDLLKEDPYLNFEKYPQLKLKLQEKFQGFEGI, encoded by the coding sequence ATGGAAGTGCTGAAAAAGGATATACAGTATATTAAAGGAGTGGGACCTAAAAGGCTATACCTACTAAATAAAATGAAGATTTACAATGTAGAAGATATGTTATATCACTTCCCTAGGGACTATGAAAACCGTAGCATTTCTAAAAAAATAATTGATATAAAACCAGGGGAAAAAACAACCCTATATGGCGTAGTTGCACGAGGATGTCAATCTACCTACGTCAGAAAAGGACTATCTATAAATAAATATTTAGTTAAAGACTCTACTGGATATATAAATATTGTTTTTTTTAATCAGCCCTATATGAAAAATAAATTTAAACCAAATGATACACTAATGATAAACGGGAAGGTAAAGATGGGTCTACAGGGGTTAGAGATGACAAATCCTGTCTATGAAAAAGTTGAAGCTAATAGGGCTACTTTTTCTACAGATGGTATTATCCCCATATATCCCTCTACAGAAGGTTTTAGTCAAAGTCAAATTATCAATATTCAAAAAAATATTTTAGAAGAAGACCTTAACCATATAATAGACTATTTACCTGATAAGCTAGTTACCAGAAATAAACTATGTAATTTGAGTTATGCTTTGAGACACATTCATTTGCCAGCATCTATACAACATTTAAGAATAGCAAAATACAGATTGGTTTTTGATGAATTATTTCTGCTACAGCTTGCCCTTATAAAAATTAAAAAAAATACTTTAAAAGAAGAAAAAACCGTTTCCCTTAAGGAAAATACACAAATAGATAAATTGATTAAAAATCTACCTTTCTCCCTAACTAATTCCCAAAAAAATGTTTTGGAGGAGATTTTCAAAGATTTAGAGAAGGATATTCCTATGAATCGATTAGTTCAGGGGGATGTAGGCTCAGGGAAGACAGTAGTAGCGGTTATTGCTCTATATAAGGCTGTTATTAATGGTTGTCAAGGAGCTTTAATGGCACCTACGGAAATATTAGCAGAACAGCATTATAAATCATTAGAACAGCTACTAGAGCCTTTAGGGATACGAGTAGGGTTACTTATCGGAAGTCTAACTAAAACAAAAAAACAAAAACTATTGGATGACATACAAAAAGGTGAAATTGACATTATTATAGGTACCCATGCACTTATTCAGGAATCCGTATATTTTAAACGATTGGCTTTAGTAGTAACGGATGAACAGCATCGTTTTGGTGTTAGACAAAGAGCTACTCTAGTGGCTAAAGGAGATAATCCACATATTTTAGTTATGACAGCTACACCTATTCCTAGGACCTTAGCACTGATTTTGTATGGAGACTTAGATATTTCTATTATTGATGAATTGCCTCCGGGGCGAAAAGAAATAAAAACCTATTGTTTGACATCGGAAGAGAAGGATAGAGGCTATAACTTTGCTAAAAATCAGTTGGAATTAGGAAGACAAGTTTATATTGTATGTCCTTTGGTAGAAGAATCAGAAGCAATAGAGGCTAAAGCCGCTACAGAAATTAAAGAGGAACTGGAAAAAAGTTATTTTCTTAATTATAAAGTAGGCTTACTACATGGAAAGATGAATCCTAAAGATAAAGAAGAGGTTATGAAGCAGTTTGTGGAAAATAAACTTCATGTACTGGTGGCTACTACTGTGATTGAGGTAGGGGTTAATGTACCAAATGCTACTGTTATGATTATAGAAAATGCAGAACGATTTGGACTAGCTCAACTCCATCAGCTAAGGGGAAGGGTTGGTAGAGGTTCTGAACAATCCTATTGTATTCTAATTCATAATAATAAAAGTAAAATAGCAAAGGAACGTATGAAAATTATGGAGGAGACTACCGATGGTTTTATTATATCGGAAAAAGATCTGGAAATTAGGGGTCCTGGAGAATTTTTTGGTCTACGACAACACGGATTACCAGATTTAAAAATAGCCAACCTATTTAAGCATATGAAAATATTAAAAAAAGTTCAAGAAGAAATAGAGGACCTTTTAAAGGAGGATCCCTATTTAAATTTTGAAAAATATCCTCAATTGAAATTAAAATTACAAGAAAAATTTCAAGGGTTTGAAGGAATTTAA
- the rsmD gene encoding 16S rRNA (guanine(966)-N(2))-methyltransferase RsmD, producing MRIIAGKARGLRLMAPKDLQVRPTSDRVKESIFNIIQNSLYDSIVIDLFAGTGNLGIEALSRNAQKAYFVEQSKTNIEIIKENLNKTRFTEIGEVINGDVIFSIHKLALKGVQGDIIFMDPPYNQGWPIKVLEEIYKKQIVTSSGIIIVEHDKNENLLDEVHGLFRFRKKDYGNTTMSFYKLREEI from the coding sequence ATGCGAATTATTGCAGGTAAAGCTAGGGGACTTAGGCTCATGGCACCAAAGGATTTACAAGTAAGGCCTACCTCAGATCGTGTTAAAGAATCTATTTTTAATATTATACAAAACAGTTTATACGATAGTATAGTTATTGATCTTTTTGCTGGGACTGGAAACTTAGGTATCGAAGCTTTATCTAGAAATGCACAAAAGGCATACTTTGTAGAACAAAGCAAAACAAATATAGAAATAATTAAAGAAAATTTAAATAAAACTAGATTTACTGAGATAGGAGAAGTAATAAATGGTGATGTGATTTTTAGTATACATAAGCTAGCTCTTAAAGGTGTACAAGGAGATATTATATTTATGGATCCCCCCTACAATCAAGGATGGCCTATTAAAGTATTGGAAGAAATTTACAAAAAACAAATAGTGACTTCCTCGGGGATTATTATAGTGGAACACGATAAAAATGAAAATTTATTAGATGAAGTTCACGGATTATTTAGATTTAGGAAAAAAGACTATGGCAATACCACTATGTCCTTTTATAAGCTAAGGGAGGAAATTTAA
- the coaD gene encoding pantetheine-phosphate adenylyltransferase produces the protein MKIGIYPGSFDPITNGHLDIIERASKICDKVIVGVLENPSKNPIFTLSERVELIEKVVKDYSNVTVDCFSGLLIDYANKKDAKVIIKGLRAVSDFEYEFQMALMNRKLAPEVETIFLMTSSKNSYLSSSLVKEVAKFGGCIEGLVPDIIKKAILKKI, from the coding sequence ATGAAAATAGGCATTTATCCAGGAAGCTTTGACCCAATTACCAATGGACATTTGGATATTATTGAAAGAGCTTCAAAGATATGTGATAAAGTGATTGTAGGAGTACTGGAAAATCCTAGTAAAAACCCCATATTTACTTTATCAGAAAGAGTAGAATTAATTGAAAAAGTTGTTAAAGATTATAGCAACGTAACGGTAGATTGCTTTTCAGGACTTTTGATAGACTATGCTAATAAAAAGGACGCAAAAGTTATTATTAAAGGACTAAGAGCTGTATCAGATTTTGAATATGAATTTCAAATGGCACTAATGAATAGGAAACTAGCTCCAGAGGTTGAAACAATTTTTTTAATGACCAGTAGCAAAAATTCTTATCTTAGTTCTAGTTTAGTAAAGGAAGTAGCTAAGTTTGGAGGGTGTATTGAAGGTTTAGTACCAGATATAATTAAAAAGGCGATTTTAAAGAAAATATAG
- a CDS encoding ATPase — protein MDVLKMLEELEEIVESGSSIPFAQKVLVDKHEILEIIKEIRIHLPDEVKQAQWIKEERQRILVEAQQEADTVIQEANEHIATMVEQDEITRLAIKQAEEITAQAQIGAKEMRLGARDYADELLSRVENTLNELAETVKNNRDELKGMK, from the coding sequence ATGGATGTACTAAAAATGCTAGAAGAATTAGAGGAAATTGTTGAAAGTGGTTCATCTATACCTTTTGCACAGAAGGTATTAGTAGATAAACATGAAATACTGGAAATAATTAAAGAGATAAGAATTCATTTGCCAGATGAAGTAAAGCAAGCCCAGTGGATAAAAGAGGAAAGACAAAGGATTTTGGTTGAAGCACAGCAGGAAGCTGATACTGTTATACAGGAAGCCAATGAGCATATAGCCACTATGGTAGAACAGGATGAAATTACTAGATTAGCCATTAAACAGGCAGAGGAGATTACAGCTCAGGCTCAAATTGGAGCTAAAGAAATGCGCCTAGGGGCTAGGGATTATGCTGATGAACTGTTATCTAGAGTTGAAAATACATTGAATGAGTTAGCGGAAACCGTGAAAAATAATAGGGATGAGCTTAAAGGGATGAAGTAG